A genome region from Colwellia sp. Arc7-D includes the following:
- the dtd gene encoding D-aminoacyl-tRNA deacylase, with product MIALMQRVTEASVSVDNNIVGEIEQGLLVLLAIEPEDTEAKAKRLAERLAGYRIFSDENGKMNLNVKQVGGEILVVSQFTLAANTTKGLRPSFTSAAPAELSNTLYQYFCLQLRNLGFKVPTGVFGADMQVRLLNDGPVTINLQG from the coding sequence ATGATCGCATTAATGCAAAGAGTAACAGAAGCCAGTGTCAGCGTTGATAATAATATTGTTGGCGAAATCGAACAGGGTTTATTAGTGCTGTTAGCCATTGAGCCTGAAGATACAGAGGCAAAAGCTAAGCGCCTAGCTGAACGTTTAGCAGGCTATAGAATTTTCTCTGATGAAAATGGCAAAATGAATTTAAATGTTAAACAAGTTGGAGGTGAAATATTGGTTGTTTCACAATTTACTTTGGCAGCGAATACAACAAAAGGTTTACGTCCAAGCTTTACCAGCGCAGCACCTGCAGAGTTAAGCAATACGCTTTATCAATATTTTTGTCTGCAATTGCGCAACTTGGGATTTAAAGTGCCAACAGGTGTTTTTGGGGCTGACATGCAAGTCAGGTTGTTAAATGACGGCCCTGTTACTATCAACCTACAAGGCTAG
- a CDS encoding bifunctional GNAT family N-acetyltransferase/hotdog fold thioesterase has translation MYTCRAPKNKAELAHYYQLRWQVLRAPWQQPLGSEKDDLEAQSYHRVIVDDMDNIVGVGRIHKSSQYHAQIRYMAISDDLRGQGLGKLLVSQLEQIAAVAGIKTIELNARSNAVGFYQQLGYANGGYSHTLYGDVEHVKMTKSISHANEHLIHNAVDLQQLWHETIPLSKAMNINICYFDEQKLLTSCEPSFNKNLHNTMFAGSIYTLATLTGWAWVYFLLQKQTYHADIVLAEGSIRYVAPLEGIAHAQTTLNLITGNTEPLIAGKNARFNIDVEVCCGDKVAALFSGSYVAIAKRNEQGG, from the coding sequence ATGTACACATGTAGAGCTCCAAAAAATAAAGCTGAACTAGCACACTATTATCAACTGCGTTGGCAAGTATTGCGTGCGCCTTGGCAACAGCCCTTAGGTAGTGAAAAGGATGATTTAGAAGCCCAATCATACCATCGTGTAATTGTAGACGATATGGATAACATTGTTGGTGTTGGTCGAATACATAAAAGTAGTCAATATCATGCACAAATTCGTTACATGGCAATAAGTGACGATTTACGTGGTCAAGGGCTTGGAAAACTGCTGGTAAGTCAATTAGAGCAGATAGCTGCAGTAGCAGGAATAAAAACGATAGAGTTAAATGCTCGCAGCAATGCTGTAGGTTTTTATCAACAGCTAGGATATGCCAATGGTGGATACTCTCATACGCTTTATGGCGATGTTGAGCACGTTAAAATGACTAAAAGTATCTCACACGCTAATGAGCATCTAATTCACAATGCAGTTGATTTACAGCAACTTTGGCATGAAACGATACCGCTAAGTAAGGCGATGAATATCAATATTTGTTATTTTGATGAACAGAAGTTACTGACAAGCTGTGAACCAAGTTTTAATAAAAACCTTCATAATACAATGTTTGCCGGCAGTATTTATACTTTGGCAACGCTAACAGGCTGGGCGTGGGTATATTTTTTGTTGCAAAAACAAACATACCACGCTGATATAGTATTAGCTGAAGGGAGTATTCGTTATGTTGCACCACTTGAGGGCATAGCACATGCTCAAACAACGTTGAATCTAATTACGGGTAACACAGAGCCTTTAATTGCTGGAAAAAATGCACGTTTTAATATTGATGTAGAAGTGTGTTGTGGTGATAAAGTGGCGGCATTATTTAGCGGTTCGTATGTTGCGATTGCAAAACGCAATGAGCAAGGTGGTTAA
- a CDS encoding nuclear transport factor 2 family protein: MYKVLFGFIFFSLFTQAATLTKTVHGELDEVLDGFHQAASEADFEKYMSLLARDAIYLGTDSSERWNKNEFSAFVKPYFSQGNGWLYKPIERNVTGTQASHIVFFDELLENKNYGLCRGTGVLINTPKGWKILQYNLSIVVPNAIAKEVVESIKTHRLTTN; this comes from the coding sequence ATGTATAAAGTATTGTTCGGTTTTATATTTTTCAGCTTATTTACCCAAGCAGCAACGTTAACTAAAACGGTTCATGGTGAACTTGATGAAGTGCTTGATGGTTTTCACCAAGCAGCGAGTGAAGCTGATTTTGAAAAATACATGAGTTTACTCGCTAGAGATGCTATTTACCTCGGTACCGATAGTAGTGAACGTTGGAATAAAAATGAATTTTCTGCATTCGTAAAACCTTATTTTAGTCAGGGTAATGGCTGGTTATATAAACCAATTGAGCGAAATGTAACGGGAACACAGGCCAGTCATATTGTTTTTTTTGATGAGTTATTGGAAAATAAAAACTACGGCTTATGCCGAGGTACGGGCGTGTTAATTAACACGCCAAAAGGTTGGAAAATATTACAATATAATTTATCCATTGTCGTGCCCAATGCTATTGCCAAAGAAGTGGTTGAGTCAATTAAGACTCACCGATTAACCACTAATTAA
- a CDS encoding SDR family NAD(P)-dependent oxidoreductase — MSVSIIGCGWLGQALAKHLMTNKVDIIASYQSKKTHEKLIELDIPAAKLSLPLEDEVLSCQSLDDIANIDVQLFQKRVLIIAIPPQLKKGRLDYPLKIQQLIHMAELGNTAHIILLNSTAIYNGLYGRVDETSELNLSAEKVETLVDAEQAAKKFTKGLTILRLAGLVGPNRHPGKFLQVKRVFENAGAPVNLVHQVDVIQIIEKLIGDDNVHIKPNIYNVVSNTDSNRQQYYQVAAESLGLPLPQFSFEQQKTTGKKIIGERLRSKLNYSYKKDDLLTWLKEASRAL, encoded by the coding sequence ATGAGTGTTAGTATTATAGGTTGTGGCTGGTTAGGGCAAGCGTTAGCTAAGCATTTAATGACTAATAAAGTCGATATTATTGCCAGCTACCAATCAAAAAAAACGCATGAAAAGCTGATTGAACTTGATATACCTGCGGCAAAGCTCAGTTTGCCCCTTGAAGATGAAGTGTTGAGTTGTCAAAGCCTTGATGATATTGCGAATATTGATGTTCAGTTATTTCAAAAACGGGTACTGATTATTGCTATTCCCCCGCAATTGAAAAAAGGGCGTTTAGATTATCCATTGAAAATTCAACAGCTGATACACATGGCTGAACTGGGTAACACTGCGCACATTATTTTACTTAATTCGACTGCGATTTATAATGGCTTGTATGGGCGAGTTGATGAAACAAGTGAGCTGAATTTAAGCGCTGAAAAAGTTGAAACGTTAGTTGATGCAGAACAAGCGGCTAAAAAATTTACTAAAGGTTTAACTATCTTAAGGTTAGCAGGGCTCGTTGGGCCTAATCGACATCCAGGTAAGTTCTTGCAGGTAAAACGTGTATTCGAAAATGCTGGCGCACCCGTAAATTTAGTGCACCAAGTTGATGTTATACAAATTATAGAAAAGCTGATCGGTGATGATAATGTTCATATTAAGCCAAATATTTATAATGTGGTCAGTAATACCGATAGTAATCGCCAACAGTATTATCAGGTCGCTGCTGAATCATTAGGTTTGCCATTGCCACAATTCAGCTTTGAGCAGCAAAAAACTACCGGTAAAAAAATTATAGGTGAACGATTACGAAGTAAGTTGAATTATTCTTATAAGAAAGACGATTTGTTAACTTGGTTAAAAGAAGCTAGCCGCGCTCTATAA
- a CDS encoding slipin family protein: MIALDGNTLDLAVLAVWAFIFLYLAYKFFQAICLVPTKSAYIVERLGKYRCTLEAGFHLLLPFIDRVAFIQDLKEETIEVPPQECFSKDEVNVEVDGVIYIQVIDAVKASYGITDYRFAAMQLAQTTTRSVIGTLELDRTFEERDIISAKVVEVLDKAGESWGIRVHRYEIKNITPPVTVRNAMEMQVNAERERRAILAKSLGDRASRINRSEGKMTELINLSEGEKQRRINSAEGKAAEILAIAQATGDSISKLAEAIEQPGGQQALDMQLSEQYLQQMKGLSQPSTKVILPANLLDFKQWLSTAGIHNKL, translated from the coding sequence ATGATAGCACTCGATGGAAATACGCTCGATTTAGCCGTATTAGCTGTTTGGGCATTTATCTTTTTATACCTTGCCTATAAGTTTTTCCAAGCTATTTGTTTAGTACCCACCAAATCAGCTTATATTGTTGAACGTTTAGGTAAGTATCGCTGCACATTAGAAGCAGGCTTTCACTTGCTATTACCTTTTATTGATCGTGTGGCATTTATTCAAGATCTAAAAGAAGAAACCATAGAAGTACCGCCTCAAGAATGTTTTTCAAAGGATGAAGTTAATGTTGAAGTCGATGGTGTTATTTACATTCAAGTCATTGATGCGGTAAAAGCAAGTTACGGTATTACCGACTATCGCTTCGCTGCCATGCAACTTGCCCAAACCACAACGCGCTCGGTAATTGGCACCTTAGAGCTAGACCGTACTTTTGAAGAACGTGACATTATTAGCGCTAAAGTCGTAGAGGTACTTGATAAAGCAGGTGAAAGTTGGGGTATTAGAGTGCATCGCTACGAGATTAAAAATATCACACCGCCAGTAACCGTTCGCAATGCTATGGAGATGCAAGTGAATGCCGAACGAGAACGTCGTGCTATTTTAGCGAAAAGTTTAGGTGATAGAGCCAGTCGTATTAATCGCTCTGAAGGTAAAATGACAGAGTTAATTAACCTGTCTGAAGGTGAAAAACAACGCCGAATCAATTCTGCTGAAGGTAAAGCAGCAGAAATACTAGCGATAGCGCAAGCAACTGGTGACTCTATTAGCAAGTTGGCAGAAGCGATTGAACAACCGGGTGGTCAACAAGCTTTAGATATGCAATTAAGTGAGCAATACTTACAGCAAATGAAAGGCTTAAGCCAACCTTCAACTAAGGTTATTCTGCCAGCAAACTTACTTGATTTTAAACAATGGTTATCAACTGCAGGTATTCACAACAAGCTTTAA
- a CDS encoding stomatin-like protein: MLATITFVFLALLFIVLKLVLVVQMKEICVIERLGKFRAVLPPGLHFLIPFVDRVAYRHETREQVLDIPAQSCISRDNVQISVDGLVYIQVMDGERASYGIEDYRRASINLAQTTMRSEIGKLNLGQTFSERDTLNETIVREIDKASDPWGIKVLRYEVRNITPSVNVIHTLEKQMEAERQKRAEITLAEAEKESTINLSEGERQEAINLSEGDKQKQINEAHGRAQEIVILTQASAEGINLIAKAAALPSGDQAIKMRLLEQFISQTGNILKTADVSIVPSEVAKLEGFFQGMEKVTQNIQGAKS; encoded by the coding sequence ATGTTAGCGACTATTACATTTGTATTTCTAGCATTACTCTTTATCGTTTTAAAACTTGTACTGGTAGTACAAATGAAAGAAATTTGCGTGATCGAGCGTTTAGGAAAATTTCGCGCCGTTTTGCCTCCAGGATTGCATTTTTTAATCCCCTTTGTTGATCGCGTAGCTTATCGTCACGAAACCCGCGAGCAAGTGTTAGATATACCAGCGCAGAGCTGTATTTCACGCGATAACGTGCAAATTAGTGTCGATGGATTGGTTTATATTCAAGTAATGGACGGCGAAAGAGCCAGTTACGGTATTGAAGATTATCGTCGTGCTAGCATTAACTTAGCGCAAACTACGATGCGCTCTGAGATTGGTAAATTAAACTTGGGTCAAACCTTTTCTGAACGCGACACCTTAAATGAAACCATAGTACGTGAAATTGACAAGGCGTCTGATCCTTGGGGGATTAAAGTCTTACGCTATGAAGTGCGTAACATAACACCGTCAGTCAATGTTATTCATACATTAGAAAAGCAAATGGAAGCTGAACGCCAAAAGCGTGCTGAAATTACGCTAGCGGAAGCGGAAAAAGAGTCGACTATCAACTTATCTGAAGGTGAACGCCAAGAAGCAATAAACCTGTCAGAAGGTGACAAGCAAAAACAAATCAACGAAGCTCACGGTCGAGCACAAGAAATAGTTATTCTTACTCAAGCTTCAGCAGAAGGTATTAATTTAATTGCCAAAGCAGCGGCTTTACCTAGCGGAGACCAAGCGATAAAAATGCGTTTATTAGAACAATTTATCTCACAAACCGGCAATATTCTTAAAACAGCTGACGTGTCTATCGTGCCAAGTGAAGTCGCTAAATTAGAAGGTTTTTTCCAAGGCATGGAAAAAGTAACGCAAAATATTCAAGGAGCAAAATCATGA
- a CDS encoding NfeD family protein, which translates to MEYILFFETWIILAILFACLEIFVPGGILLNLGIASLIVAVGVQQEILDTWIITLTTWFIVATFLLILVYFITQRYFPGETIIENIYEEVDIYGKSVLVLEQIGPGTRAGRVEYQGTTWTALGDGSIIEAGSQADIVCKENISLVVEASKEHALN; encoded by the coding sequence ATGGAATACATACTATTTTTTGAAACTTGGATTATCTTGGCTATTTTATTTGCCTGTTTAGAGATTTTCGTACCCGGCGGTATCTTACTCAATTTAGGCATAGCGTCATTAATAGTCGCTGTTGGCGTACAACAAGAAATTCTTGATACTTGGATAATAACGCTAACCACATGGTTTATCGTTGCAACCTTCCTACTTATCCTTGTGTACTTTATTACCCAACGATACTTCCCTGGTGAAACTATCATTGAAAATATTTATGAAGAGGTAGATATTTACGGAAAATCCGTACTCGTTCTTGAACAAATAGGCCCAGGAACACGTGCAGGTAGAGTTGAATATCAAGGTACAACTTGGACAGCGTTAGGCGATGGCTCTATTATCGAAGCAGGCAGCCAAGCCGACATCGTTTGCAAAGAAAACATTTCATTAGTGGTTGAAGCCAGTAAAGAACACGCGCTAAATTAA
- a CDS encoding urocanate hydratase, translating into MDTTMNLQASTLFKESVKQGIPAILPEAKPYPIDANRAPKRKDILSVAEKQLAVRNALRYFPKEWHQELATEFAQELKDFGRIYMYRFKPSYHMKSRSIADYPAKCQQAAAIMLMVENNLDPAVAQHPEELITYGGNGAVFQNWAQYLLTMKYLSEMESDQTLHLYSGHPMGLFPSSEDAPRVVVTNGMMIPNYSQPDDWEKFNALGVTQYGQMTAGSFMYIGPQGIVHGTTITVMNAFRKVLNKGNNKNETTKGKIFLTAGLGGMSGAQPKAGNIANCVTVCAEVNAKAATKRHQQGWVDELIDNMSELVTRVKAAQANEEVVSIAYIGNIVDVWESFFEEDIFIHLGSDQTSLHNPWSGGYYPVDISYEESNRLIREEPEVFKEKVQSTLKRHADAVNKHTARGTYFFDYGNAFLLEASRAGGDVMAENGIDFKYPSYVQDILGPMCFDYGFGPFRWVCASGKPEDLDKTDAIAASVLKKIMQESPEEIQQQMQDNITWIEDAKQNKLVVGSQARILYADAQGRMEIAKAFNDAINNGEIGPVVLGRDHHDVSGTDSPFRETSNIYDGSRFTADMAIHNVIGDSFRGATWVSIHNGGGVGWGEVVNGGFGMLLDGSEAAERRLKSMLLFDVNNGIARRSWARNEEANFAIKREMARTPKLKVTLANLVEDDILDNLSL; encoded by the coding sequence ATGGACACAACAATGAATCTTCAAGCGTCAACGCTTTTTAAAGAGAGTGTAAAGCAAGGCATTCCGGCTATATTACCAGAAGCTAAGCCTTACCCAATTGACGCTAACCGCGCACCTAAGCGTAAAGACATTCTTTCCGTAGCAGAAAAACAATTAGCCGTAAGAAACGCCCTACGCTATTTTCCAAAAGAGTGGCATCAGGAGCTAGCAACTGAATTTGCACAAGAGCTAAAAGACTTTGGCCGTATTTATATGTATCGCTTTAAGCCTAGCTATCACATGAAATCACGCTCAATTGCTGACTACCCAGCAAAATGTCAGCAAGCTGCAGCTATTATGTTGATGGTTGAGAATAACCTAGATCCAGCGGTTGCACAGCATCCTGAAGAGCTAATTACTTATGGTGGTAACGGTGCGGTGTTCCAAAACTGGGCACAATATTTATTAACCATGAAATACTTAAGTGAAATGGAAAGCGATCAAACTTTACATTTATACTCTGGTCACCCGATGGGCTTATTTCCATCATCGGAAGATGCACCACGAGTAGTTGTGACCAATGGTATGATGATCCCGAACTACTCTCAACCTGATGATTGGGAAAAGTTTAATGCCTTAGGTGTTACTCAGTATGGCCAAATGACAGCGGGGTCATTTATGTATATTGGCCCACAAGGCATAGTACACGGCACAACCATTACCGTCATGAACGCATTTCGTAAGGTGCTTAATAAAGGTAATAACAAAAATGAAACGACCAAAGGTAAGATTTTCCTAACGGCTGGATTAGGCGGTATGAGTGGCGCACAGCCAAAAGCAGGTAATATTGCAAACTGTGTCACTGTATGCGCTGAAGTTAACGCAAAAGCGGCAACTAAGCGTCATCAACAAGGTTGGGTTGATGAGTTAATTGATAACATGAGCGAACTTGTTACACGTGTAAAAGCAGCACAAGCCAATGAAGAAGTGGTATCAATTGCTTATATTGGTAACATAGTTGATGTATGGGAAAGCTTTTTTGAAGAAGATATTTTCATTCATCTAGGCTCAGACCAAACATCACTGCATAACCCATGGTCAGGCGGTTATTACCCAGTTGATATAAGCTATGAAGAGTCAAACCGTTTGATTCGCGAAGAGCCAGAAGTATTCAAAGAAAAAGTACAATCTACATTAAAACGCCATGCTGATGCGGTTAACAAACACACAGCACGTGGAACTTACTTCTTCGATTACGGTAATGCTTTTCTGTTAGAAGCGTCACGCGCAGGCGGAGATGTAATGGCAGAAAATGGCATTGATTTCAAATATCCATCATACGTGCAAGATATCTTAGGCCCCATGTGTTTCGATTATGGTTTTGGGCCATTTCGTTGGGTTTGCGCTTCAGGTAAACCAGAAGATTTAGATAAAACTGATGCCATTGCCGCCAGTGTATTGAAAAAAATCATGCAAGAGTCACCTGAAGAAATTCAGCAACAAATGCAAGACAATATCACTTGGATTGAAGACGCCAAACAAAACAAGTTAGTGGTGGGTTCACAAGCTCGTATTCTTTATGCTGATGCGCAAGGCCGTATGGAAATCGCTAAAGCTTTTAATGATGCGATTAACAATGGCGAAATTGGTCCAGTAGTCCTTGGTCGTGATCATCACGATGTTAGTGGTACTGATTCACCGTTTCGTGAAACATCAAACATTTATGACGGTAGCCGATTTACCGCTGATATGGCAATACACAATGTTATTGGTGATAGTTTCCGTGGCGCAACTTGGGTATCAATTCATAATGGCGGCGGCGTAGGCTGGGGTGAAGTGGTCAACGGTGGTTTTGGTATGTTACTTGACGGTAGCGAAGCGGCAGAACGCCGATTAAAATCAATGTTATTGTTTGACGTTAACAATGGTATTGCTCGTCGTAGTTGGGCACGTAATGAAGAAGCCAACTTTGCCATTAAGCGCGAAATGGCACGAACACCCAAACTTAAAGTTACCTTAGCAAACTTAGTTGAAGATGATATTTTAGATAACTTATCGCTGTAA
- the hutC gene encoding histidine utilization repressor, which translates to MTQVKTAKYNIIKQHICENIESGDWQEHSKVPSENELAEQFSVSRMTARRALQELTEQGLLVRSQGSGTFVATFKSQSSLLEIRNIADEIQERGHQYHAEQLTLQSVEVNDEVAILLALKTGETAYYSSVLHFENNAPIQLEQRFVNPKLIPNYLEQNFTQITPHEYLSSEAPLTEATHEVEAVLAKDEISQLLAISNTTPCLQVKRRTWSSQGVVSLAILTAPGNKYRLGSHLIF; encoded by the coding sequence ATGACACAAGTAAAAACAGCAAAATATAATATTATTAAACAACATATTTGTGAAAATATTGAATCTGGCGATTGGCAGGAACACAGTAAAGTTCCCTCAGAAAATGAACTAGCCGAGCAGTTTTCAGTCAGTCGAATGACCGCACGTCGAGCTTTACAAGAGCTTACCGAACAAGGTTTATTGGTGCGTTCTCAAGGCTCAGGTACATTTGTTGCTACGTTTAAGTCACAGTCATCCCTATTAGAAATTCGTAATATTGCCGATGAAATACAAGAGCGCGGACATCAGTATCATGCTGAACAGTTAACCTTACAAAGTGTCGAAGTTAATGACGAGGTCGCTATTCTTTTAGCCCTTAAAACCGGCGAAACCGCTTACTACTCGAGCGTATTGCATTTTGAGAATAATGCGCCTATACAATTAGAGCAACGTTTTGTTAATCCAAAATTGATCCCAAATTACCTTGAGCAAAATTTTACTCAAATAACACCACATGAATATTTATCATCTGAAGCACCATTAACTGAAGCAACTCATGAAGTTGAAGCGGTGTTAGCCAAAGATGAAATCAGTCAATTATTGGCTATTAGCAATACTACCCCTTGTTTACAGGTTAAGCGTCGTACTTGGTCGAGCCAAGGTGTTGTCAGCTTAGCCATATTAACGGCACCTGGTAATAAATACCGTTTAGGTAGCCATTTAATTTTTTAG
- the hutI gene encoding imidazolonepropionase, whose protein sequence is MSINTTAWQTLWTNVNLATMTEGAKGYGAIENGAIAIANGKIAWLGTEAQLPDFDFNTVKVIDGGGTWLTPGLVDCHTHIVYGGNRANEFEMRLEGKSYQEIANAGGGIISTVKATRAASEEALFKSALKRLKALHQQGVTSIEIKSGYGLDTDNEIKMLKVAKRLGETLPVTVLKTFLGAHALPTEYKDRADEYIDLVCEEMIPKISASKLVDAVDVFCEGIGFNLAQTEKVFAAAKAHHLPVKVHAEQLSNLGGTELAAKYQALSSDHIEFLDEAGVKAMKSADMTAVLLPGAFYFLRETQLPPMELLRKHKVSMAIATDANPGSSPINSIQLMLNMACTLFRLTPAEALAGVTCHGAKALGLSGKKGQLAVGYDADIACWDIEQPAELCYQFGVNPLVNLIQAGKVVI, encoded by the coding sequence ATGTCAATAAACACTACTGCATGGCAAACCCTTTGGACTAATGTCAATTTAGCTACCATGACCGAGGGAGCTAAAGGCTATGGCGCTATTGAAAATGGTGCTATAGCAATTGCTAATGGAAAAATAGCTTGGCTAGGCACTGAAGCTCAATTGCCAGATTTCGATTTTAATACCGTTAAAGTTATTGACGGTGGCGGCACTTGGTTAACACCTGGCTTGGTCGACTGTCATACGCACATTGTTTATGGTGGTAATCGTGCAAATGAATTTGAAATGCGCCTAGAAGGAAAAAGTTATCAAGAAATAGCTAATGCCGGCGGTGGTATTATTTCTACCGTTAAAGCAACACGTGCTGCCAGTGAAGAAGCGTTATTCAAAAGTGCATTAAAACGTTTAAAAGCATTACATCAGCAAGGTGTCACCAGTATTGAAATTAAATCGGGTTATGGTTTAGATACTGACAACGAAATTAAAATGTTAAAGGTAGCAAAACGTTTAGGTGAAACACTGCCGGTGACTGTGTTAAAAACTTTTCTAGGCGCACACGCACTGCCAACTGAATACAAAGACCGAGCCGATGAATATATCGATTTAGTTTGCGAAGAGATGATCCCTAAAATTTCGGCCAGTAAACTCGTCGATGCAGTTGACGTGTTTTGTGAGGGAATTGGCTTTAACTTAGCGCAAACCGAAAAAGTTTTTGCCGCTGCAAAAGCGCATCACTTACCTGTTAAAGTACATGCTGAACAATTATCAAATCTTGGTGGTACTGAATTAGCGGCTAAATATCAGGCATTGTCTTCTGATCACATAGAGTTTTTAGATGAAGCGGGTGTAAAAGCAATGAAATCGGCTGATATGACTGCGGTTTTGTTACCGGGTGCTTTCTATTTTCTACGCGAAACCCAATTACCGCCAATGGAGCTATTACGTAAGCACAAGGTAAGTATGGCTATTGCAACAGATGCAAATCCAGGTTCATCACCTATTAACTCCATTCAACTTATGCTGAATATGGCTTGTACACTGTTTAGATTAACGCCTGCTGAGGCATTGGCAGGTGTTACTTGTCATGGTGCTAAAGCGTTAGGGTTGTCAGGAAAAAAAGGGCAGTTAGCCGTTGGTTATGATGCTGATATTGCTTGTTGGGATATCGAGCAGCCTGCTGAATTATGTTATCAGTTTGGTGTCAATCCGTTGGTCAACTTAATACAGGCAGGAAAAGTAGTTATTTAA